In Oncorhynchus keta strain PuntledgeMale-10-30-2019 chromosome 36, Oket_V2, whole genome shotgun sequence, the DNA window AATGAACATAATTACCTCAGCTATTAGTATGGCAAAATTAATACAGAAACATTTGGACTATTCATGACATACTGGTATTCCTATATCTTTTTAATTTTACTTTGTTTTCAAGTATTAGATTTATTTTGCCATATCTGAACATGTGTATATTTATTAAACCATGAATGTAATCTATGAGTACAGATACCTAACTACCATGACCATGAGCAAAATAACTGGCAACTACAACACATAATGCATtcactatacagtgccttgcgaaagtattcggcccctttgaACTTTGCGACTTTGCGacctgcactgaaagtaaaggggctgaataattttgcacgcccaatttttcagtttttgatttgttaaaaagtttgaaatatccaataaatgtcgttccacttcatgattgtgtcccacttgttgttgattcttcacaaaaaaaatacagttttatatctttatgtttgaagcctgaaatgtggcaaaaggtcgcaaagttcaagggggccgaatactttcgcaaggcactgtacatgcccACAGTTATCCTTGCAAATGTTTTGCAATAGTGCTTTGATGAAGGAGCTTGCTACGGCCCAAATATTGAAGGGAATTAAGTTGCCATCCTGAACAATCTTTTAACATCAAATATATTCATTCAATTTAAAGAAtaggaaaacacacacagtgatttgATGACTGATTTATATATACTAATTTAAAACCCCCAAAATATGTGAGAagtaggcattggtctgaagccgAAAAATAACGGAAATTCACATGAGCACaaacaatgcctactccacccatgctctaccaaggttttccagcacacatccgttgacctactacagtagctatgttggttTATTGTACTTCAAACAATGTTTGTGCCATGGTTTGCTTAGCTAGATGCAGGGAGTCTATAGCCCCTGATAGACCTACATCCCGTTTCAGATAGTCTGCTAAATGTATGTAGATGTAGAAGTACACTGAACTTTGCTTAGTTCAAATTGTCAAGACTCATTTATTCAACATGAATAGCGAGGTGACTTCGAGGTAAGAAGAGCTTCTGTTCCCAATAGCCTGCTTGAATAGGCTACTGAGGATAGAGTCATAATTTCAATCACCTGTTGCCTAATCTGACGGACTATTTTTTGTCAATCTAATGCGTTCTAACAACTGATTGGCAATTGCGATAGAGCTTTGATAACTTCAAATTCAATTAACTAAACATTGCCACTAATAATTGCTACTGGGGCTGTCCCACTCCTAAAAGGCTACAACAACAAATTGAAGTTACATGATTTTTATTAAATCCGTTTGGCTGCTCCAGGTAGGTTACACAAGTGGCACAAATGGATTTGCAATGATTCCAGTGATATCATAATTTGAACATATTTATTGTATGAAATGGTAGCCTACAGTGGCCTACAATGgcatacagtataaatgactaTGCAGATTACTACTAACAGATGCAAATGTATCATTATCCATATTTAATGTCAGTTTCACAACAGAAGCACGCCAGGGAGTTCCATAACTTCCATTTCCAATTTCATCTTGAGCAGCCCCGAGACCCAAGGACTGACCATgcttaaaacactttttttgatgCCGTTTTCCATAAGCAAAGTAGACATTAGAATGGAGTTTAAACCACGTCCAAGTGAATTTATCGAGTCGTTTTCAAGTGCTTTGCTGTCATTATTTCTTGATGCGGAGCAGTTCTAGCATGTGAATATGTTTTTATGGAAAAAATAAGTGTTTCCATAAAGACGATCTAAATAGCCAACTGGACTTACAGAGTACTGCTCTGGCTCCTCTCACTCATCAGCCAATATTGGACTGAGCTGCCTGCTGCAGTGCTTTCTCAacatacacacccacccacccctttAGGTCCTCCCCACCACTCACTAGCTCACTCACTCAGCAACAGTCTGCCTCACTGCCTGATAGTCAGCAGCAGCGGGTCACAGGGAAACCTTTTTTTCCCATAGAGAAATACCATAGCTGCCGCGGTGCGACGTAAAAGTAGCCCCAAACCCCGACACCcgtgaccaatacattttcacGTCACATCCTTTTCAAAGTAGCCCAATTTGCAGGAACACTGCGTACATGGCAACCCATCTTTATGGACACTGTAGCCTCGATTTAATCTAGAATTTGAGATAGGTTTGGCGACCAGCGTGACTATATTATTATCTGTTTATTGTTAGAAAGTGGCTTTAGATCTTATATCAAAGAGATTCAAATCGATGAATTTGGTCTTAGAGGATGTATAATAGTTAACTTATGTCTATGGCCCAAAACTGATTAAGCCAGTAAATACACTTTAAATAGCACTCTTGCAAACAATTGATCAAAAGAAAATCCCCAAATGACTTCTCAAAATGCACTTGATTTTATCTCTAGGGGGAGATAAAATCATTAAACTGAGATGAGCTAAAATCATATTTCTTTTCCATTTAAAAGACATGCCTAACTTCTGTCTCATTCatatttttttcaattttaaACTCTCTGATTCAGACGGGTTGGGTTAATGAgggagacacatttcagttgaatgcattcagttgtacaactgactagatatcccctgtTAAACACATGAACCAGAAATAGTGAATTGTCTGCAGCACATGATCAATACCAGCAGAGGTCTACAATGATTCTAAAATAGAAAGTGTCAGTATGAGTAATCCAAACTGGCCCCCCTCAAATGCAAAACTCCATGTGGGTTGGCTAGAGTCCAATGCATAGTTTCTCTGATTGGTTGTGTGAGAAACTATGTGAGCAAAATATGCAAATTGGCTCGAAATTGCAGTTGAAATCACTGGCTCTCATGCATTGGGAGACTGAACTTCAGAGAGAGCAAGGGGGGCATGCCTGCTCAACACTACTGACTGCAAGTTATGAATTCATGACAAGATACTTGAAAAAAACTCGTTATTACAGTACATTTTAAAGCATATCTTGTTCAATCATCTTTGTCTTGGAACCTCTCTCTTCATTTTTCAAATGAGTGCCACGAGGTAAGGatcattgtttttttttatgtagTCTTAAAGTAGATGTTTGCAGTTCAAGGCAATAACTCATTTGGATGGGTTCTCAATTTGTAAGCAGAATAAAATATTGTATTgatcattttaaaatgtttttggtTTTCATTTAGATTTTAGGAATAGCACGATCATGTGAGCTGAACAAAAATCTATGTTTGGCAACAACTTTTCTGGTGAAGTAGATGTTCTTCCAAAAATTATGACTGCCATGTAATATCATGAGACTTAAAAACATACATTTAGTAGGTACTTAACGGAGCCCCGTTACGTACCTAGACATTGACCTGTATAATATAGTGAAGTGTATAATGAACACATTTAGATGAAGACATTTTGGGACCTCAAAAGACCTGAAGAAAAAATATTGAAGGACTTTATTAAAATACATTCTGTTTGTTCCCCCTTCCTCAGGTACCTCCACGTATTAAATTCATCAGCAATGTCGGTTCCTGTTATGCCTGTAGACATCGCTATGCGCATGTATATCACACACTCGCCACCTCTCCATAGCTTCCTCAGTTCCCATGAGGACTTGAGGGCCAGGAACCGGGCAAACCACTACAAGCCCCTACAGCCCTGCATCTGCTCCCAGAGGCCCCTGGAGGGCCCCAGTCTGGTCTGGAAGAGCCCCAAGACAACCATGAAGACCTCAAAGGGCAAGAAGAGAGTGGTCTTCGCCGACTCCAAAGGCATGTCCCTCACAGCCATCCACGTCTTTTCAAAGTTTGATGAGGAGCCTGCGCTGTCCAACTTTCAATTTGACCTCATAGACCTGGAGAATGCCACCATGGAGCTGAAGATCTGCACCAAGCGAAGCCTGGCGCTGGACTTTCCCCAACCCGCTGCAGACTATCTGGCCTTCCGGAACCGGCTGTTGAAGAATTCTGTGTGCCTGGAAAACTGCACACTGCAGGATAAGTCACTCACGGGCACCGTGAAAGTCCGAAACCTTGGCTTTGAGAAATCTGTCCATGTCCGGGTAACTGTTGACTCATGGAAAACCTACACAGACATTGACTGCACCTTTATGAACAACGTCTACAGTTTCCAGGACACAGACACATTCGCCTTTGTCTTCAAACTGCCCCGTTACGTACCTCCTTATAACAGATTCGAATTCTGCATATGCTTCAGAAGCAAAGACCAGGTTTTCTGGGACAATAATGACGGTAAAAACTACATTCTCAAACCAATTGGGTGGAATGGAGACGATGTGAAAACAATGCCCAAAACCCCTGTTGAGCGTAAGAAACCAGAAGAGCACAAGAACTCCAGTAAACTACTGGAGATGGGGTTTGACCAGTTTGCAAGTCCCCGCTCATCAAGTGGACTCTTTCCTGGGTTGCAAAGCTGGGGTCGAATTGAGAATGGTGCCAACTACTGGTGAAATTAGGGAAGACTTTCAGCTACAGTGAAGAGTTATAACAGGGATACACTTGGAGCAGAGGGATAGCAGTACAAGTGACATAACTTATCTTAAAATGTCAAAAGCTGCTTTGAATGCAATGAAGCACATCAAGAAATAAAAAGTGTATGGAAAAATGAACCATGGCTAGTTTCTACTGCTATTTGGTTACCATAGAGATACTTTCTTAATATGATCAGAGAGATGGAAGCaattgattttattttttattttacatgtGATTCTTGTGTAAAGTAAGTTAGTGCCTTCTCAATATCCTTCTTGTTATAAAACAAATATCCATTGAAATTTAAGTTTGACAATCTGTAACCTGGTATTAGCCCATTTTCAGGGTTGGAATTTATCGTAAGCAAATGCACTGATTGAGATGAACTTCCTGATttccatacatacagtatgtggtgggatCGGACCAATGGGATGTCCTTCATATTGAAGGGTAATAGTGGTATCATCCATCtgtgaaaaaataaaatacaaatgtataTACATTTCTCAGTAAATAAGGCAAATTATAAAATGTACCTTCAACATCCTTTGTACcttcaaaatatatgtttttaatgAAGACTCGTGTCATTTGATTTCTCAACATTGCTGTCTCATGTATCTCTTTTCAAATGCTTATTATTGTATTTGATGCAATGTGAAGTTGTATTGATAAGATACAATCAGGAAATGTAATTATCACGGCCTGTTGTCTCATACAGGAGTTAATGCTGGTATGTTTTTCTTTCCCAATAAGTGCCCTGATAATGTTAAGTCAGTATTACAGAACTACGCCTTGTGGTGGACCTATTCTATGTTTAACTGGGCTCTATGAATGGTGATTGTTCTTATTTCTATACGTGTAATTCTGGTGTGAGTGTTGAGCAGTGGTGTGGCTGAAGTATGTATGTACACTATTTTATATTATTACTGTGAAAAAAGGTTGGTTATTGTGCTCTTGAATGTGTGCTTAAAGTGTATGTGATCTTTTTAGAAATAAAATGTTATATTGTACAAAACATTCATGATCCCTAGTCACTTTTTCATCACCTCTTCAGGGGTATGCCACAATGCAGGGCCTAATAATGGCAAAGCTCTCTTCGTGTCACTGACACGTTTTAAACAACTGGCTTTGACTGTGAGGCATCGGAGAGGGTTGAAGTCATACCCCTACTACAGACTCCATTTTACACCTTGATCAGCAGcatgacaaatagttgtctgttgACCGCTCATGCCAGAGGAGTGCTGAAAGGAAACTCCAGTCTTGCGACACCTTGGTGTTAGAGCAGTGTAGAAACACACAGCTGGATATTACATAGCTAGTTCATACAATAGGGGAGCCTTCAGGTTTCAGTGTGTCATTGGTTATTACATAAATAATTTCATACATTTACAGGGGAGAAGGTGAACCAAGTTATATTCTCATCCTTCTCTTCTTTCAGAGGTAGTGATATGCCCATGCATTATTTTGTCAGT includes these proteins:
- the LOC118369801 gene encoding protein phosphatase 1 regulatory subunit 3C-B-like isoform X1, with the translated sequence MSATRYLHVLNSSAMSVPVMPVDIAMRMYITHSPPLHSFLSSHEDLRARNRANHYKPLQPCICSQRPLEGPSLVWKSPKTTMKTSKGKKRVVFADSKGMSLTAIHVFSKFDEEPALSNFQFDLIDLENATMELKICTKRSLALDFPQPAADYLAFRNRLLKNSVCLENCTLQDKSLTGTVKVRNLGFEKSVHVRVTVDSWKTYTDIDCTFMNNVYSFQDTDTFAFVFKLPRYVPPYNRFEFCICFRSKDQVFWDNNDGKNYILKPIGWNGDDVKTMPKTPVERKKPEEHKNSSKLLEMGFDQFASPRSSSGLFPGLQSWGRIENGANYW
- the LOC118369801 gene encoding protein phosphatase 1 regulatory subunit 3C-B-like isoform X2 yields the protein MSVPVMPVDIAMRMYITHSPPLHSFLSSHEDLRARNRANHYKPLQPCICSQRPLEGPSLVWKSPKTTMKTSKGKKRVVFADSKGMSLTAIHVFSKFDEEPALSNFQFDLIDLENATMELKICTKRSLALDFPQPAADYLAFRNRLLKNSVCLENCTLQDKSLTGTVKVRNLGFEKSVHVRVTVDSWKTYTDIDCTFMNNVYSFQDTDTFAFVFKLPRYVPPYNRFEFCICFRSKDQVFWDNNDGKNYILKPIGWNGDDVKTMPKTPVERKKPEEHKNSSKLLEMGFDQFASPRSSSGLFPGLQSWGRIENGANYW